Proteins encoded by one window of Salvia splendens isolate huo1 chromosome 7, SspV2, whole genome shotgun sequence:
- the LOC121741720 gene encoding exocyst complex component EXO70H1-like, with translation MAEECISYNYAEYIIRKWEVGAAKLNTFSSLFLSDRNEAYKLLEATIGLQHAMNHHVKLSTTSRKLVRAHDLMQIAMHRLRLEFYAILSATRCNLDSESLNSQNRETTAAESERAVEDLKSVAECMIACGYAKECVSTYQIVRKSIVDETMCYLGIERLRNSELRKMEWRNLETRINTWLRAVKIAVQNLFYREKVICDAVFCSSEKVAEACFAAISRDAAADLFSFAESLCKCKKVLSPEKIFRLLDIYEMISDLWPDIELLFSNKLSSEVRSQAAVAQLKLGETVSAMLGQFEEAIRKETSPPPIGGGIHPLTRYVMNFLVVLGDYDAALSSILEDWSPANVRSPPTKNRFSSPASGGEADASAPEISRRLSWLIVILLCKIDGKTATYDDVALSYLYLANNLNYVVSKVRSSNLGILIGEEWIGKHELNVKAYLTKYEKIGWSDVISASTETPAAATPPAKVAESLE, from the coding sequence ATGGCGGAGGAATGCATCAGCTACAACTACGCTGAATATATAATCAGGAAATGGGAAGTTGGTGCCGCCAAATTGAACACATTCTCATCTCTGTTTCTCTCCGACAGAAATGAAGCATACAAATTGTTAGAAGCTACCATCGGTCTTCAGCATGCCATGAACCACCACGTCAAGCTCAGCACCACCTCTCGCAAACTCGTCAGAGCTCATGACTTGATGCAGATCGCGATGCACAGGCTCAGATTAGAATTTTACGCGATATTATCCGCCACCAGATGCAATCTCGACTCTGAATCGTTGAATTCTCAGAATCGAGAAACAACGGCGGCGGAAAGTGAGAGAGCGGTGGAGGATTTGAAGAGTGTTGCGGAGTGCATGATCGCGTGCGGTTATGCGAAGGAGTGCGTCAGTACTTATCAAATTGTGAGAAAATCGATCGTCGACGAGACGATGTGTTATTTGGGGATTGAGAGGTTGAGAAATTCTGAATTGAGGAAAATGGAGTGGAGGAATCTGGAGACGAGGATTAATACATGGCTCCGCGCGGTGAAGATTGCTGTGCAGAATTTGTTTTATCGAGAGAAGGTTATCTGTGATGCTGTGTTCTGCTCTTCGGAAAAGGTTGCGGAGGCGTGTTTCGCCGCAATCTCGAGGGATGCGGCGGCGGATCTGTTTTCCTTCGCGGAGAGTCTCTGCAAATGCAAGAAGGTTCTCTCGCCAGAGAAGATATTCCGCCTGCTGGATATCTATGAGATGATCTCTGATTTGTGGCCGGACATTGAgcttttattttccaataagCTTTCGTCGGAGGTGAGATCTCAGGCGGCGGTGGCGCAATTGAAGCTTGGGGAGACGGTTAGTGCAATGTTAGGTCAATTCGAAGAGGCGATTCGGAAGGAGACGTCGCCGCCGCCTATCGGCGGCGGCATTCATCCCCTCACGCGCTACGTGATGAATTTCCTCGTTGTTTTAGGCGATTACGACGCCGCGCTCTCCAGCATTTTGGAGGATTGGTCACCGGCGAACGTTCGGAGTCCTCCGACGAAAAACCGTTTCTCCAGCCCCGCATCCGGCGGCGAAGCGGATGCATCGGCGCCGGAGATCAGCCGTCGCCTCTCGTGGCTGATTGTGATCCTCCTCTGCAAGATTGACGGCAAGACGGCGACGTACGACGACGTCGCATTGTCGTACTTGTACTTAGCAAACAACCTAAACTACGTCGTTTCGAAGGTTCGGAGCTCGAATCTGGGGATTCTGATTGGGGAAGAGTGGATCGGGAAGCACGAGTTGAATGTGAAAGCCTACTTAACGAAATACGAGAAAATCGGATGGAGTGATGTCATCTCCGCCTCGACGGAGACTCCAGCAGCAGCGACGCCGCCGGCGAAGGTGGCGGAGTCTCTCGAATAG